The DNA window AGCTGCCATTGCCACCATTGTTGCCAAGCCCCATGcacttccttctcctcctcttactccacctcctctccttctcctccaccgccgcctcggctTCATCGGAGGTCGCCTTCCTGACGCAATGGCTCAAcaccacggcggcgcggccgccggactggtcgccgtcggcgtcgtcgccgtgcaAGTGGTCGCACGTCGGCTGCGACGCCGCCACGGGGAGCGTCACCTCCGTCACGTTCCAGTCGGTgcacctcgccgcgccgctcccccCCGGCATCTGCGCCGCGCTTCCGTCGCTCGCGTCGCTCGTCGTCTCCGACGccaacctcaccggcggcgtccCCGACGACCTCCAcctgtgccgccgcctcgccgtgctcGACCTCAGCGGCAACTCGCTCTCCGGCCCCATCCCGGCCTCGCTCGGGAACGCGACGGCCATGGCGTCGCTGGCGCTCAACTCCAACCAGCTCTCGGGCCCAATCCCGGCGTCGCTCGGCAACCTCGCCGCGTCGCTCAGGGACCTCCTGCTCTTCGACAACcgcctctccggcgagctcccggcGTCGCTCGGCGAGCTGCGGCTGCTCGAGTCGCTGCGCGCCGGCGGCAACCGTGACCTCGGCGGCGAGATCCCGGAGTCGTTCTCGAGGCTCTCCAACCTCGTCGTGCTCGGCCTCGCCGACACCAAGATCTCCGGCGCGCTCCCGGCGTCGCTGGGGCGGCTCCAGAGCTTGCAGACGCTGTCCATCTACACGACGATGCTGTCCGGCTCCATCccggcggagctcgccggctGCGGCAACCTCACCAACGTCTACCTCTACGAGAACTCGCTCTCCGGCCCGCTCCCGCCGTCGCTGGGCGCGCTGCCGCGGCTGCAGAAGCTGCTGCTATGGCAGAACTCGCTGACGGGGCCCATCCCGGACACCTTCGGCAACCTCACCTCCCTCGTCTCCCTCGACCTCTCCATCAACGCCATCTCCGGCGCCATCCCGGCGTCGCTCGGCCGCCTCCCGGCGCTGCAGGACCTCATGCTCAGCGACAACAACCTCACGGGGACCATCCCGCCGGCGCTGGCGAACGCGACGTCGCTCGTCCAGCTCCAGCTCGACACCAACGCCATCTCCGGCCTcatcccgccggagctcggccgcctcgccgcgctgcaGGTGGTGTTCGCGTGGCAGAACCAGCTCGAGGGCTCCATCCCGGCGtcgctcgccggcctcgccaaCCTCCAGGCGCTCGACCTCTCGCACAACCACCTCACCGGCGCCATTCCCCCCGGGATCTTCTTGCTCCGCAACCTCACCAAGCTGCTCCTCCTCTCCAACGACCTCTCCGGCGTCATCCCGCCGGAGATCGGCAAGGCGGCGAGCCTCGTGCGGCTGCGGCTAGGAGGAAACCGGCTCGCCGGGACgatcccggcggcggtggccgggatGAGGAGCATCAACTTCCTCGACCTCGGCAGcaaccgcctcgccggcggcgtccccgCCGAGCTCGGCAACTGCTCGCAGCTCCAGATGCTCGACCTCAGCAACAACACGCTCACCGGCGCGCTGCCGGagtcgctcgccggcgtccgcggcCTGCAGGAGATCGACGTGTCACACAACcagctcaccggcggcgtccCCGACGCGTTCGGGAGGCTGGAGGCGCTCAGCCGCCTCGTCCTCAGCGGCAACTCGCTCTCCGGCGCCATCCCGGCGGCGCTGGGAAAGTGCCGCAACCTCGAGCTCCTCGACCTCAGCGACAACGCCCTCTCCGGCCGCATCCCCGACGAACTCTGCGCCATTGATGGCCTCGACATCGCGCTCAACCTCAGCCGGAACGGGCTCACCGGGCCGATCCCGGCGAGGATCTCGGCGCTGAGCAAGCTCTCGGTGCTCGACCTGTCGTACAACGCGCTCGACGGCGGCctcgcgccgctcgccggcctcgACAACCTCGTCACGCTCAACGTGTCCAACAACAACTTCACCGGCTACCTCCCGGACACGAAGCTGTTCCGGCAGCTGTCAACGTCGTGCCTCGCCGGCAACTCCGGGCTCTGCACCAAGGGCGGCGACGTGTGCTTCGTCAGCATCGACGCCAGCGGGAGGCCGGTGATgagcgccgacgaggaggaggtgcagCGGATGCACCGGCTCAAGCTCGCCATCGCGCTGctggtgacggcgacggtggcgatggTGCTGGGCATGGTCGGGATCCTCCGGGCGCGCGGGATGGGCATCGTCGGCGGGAAgggcgggcacggcggcgggagcagcgacTCGGAGTCCGGCGGCGACCTGGCGTGGCCGTGGCAGTTCACGCCGTTCCAGAAGCTGAGCTTCAGCGTCGAGCAGGTGGTGCGCAACCTCGTCGACGCCAACATCATCGGCAAGGGCTGCTCCGGCGTGGTGTACCGCGTCGGCCTCGACACCGGCGAGGTCATCGCCGTCAAGAAGCTCTGGCCAAGCACCCGCAACGGCGCCGACAaggacgacgtcgccggcggcgggcgcgtcCGCGACTCGTTCTCGGCGGAGGTGAGGACGCTGGGGTGCATCCGGCACAAGAACATCGTGAGGTTCCTCGGCTGCTGCTGGAACAAGACGACACGGCTGCTCATGTACGACTACATGGCGAACGGTAGCCTGGGTGCTGTGCTCCACgagcgccgccatggcggccatggcggcggcggcgcgcagctgGAGTGGGATGTGAGGTACAGGATCGTGCTCGGTGCGGCGCAGGGGCTCGCTTATCTGCACCACGACTGCGTGCCGCCGATCGTGCACCGCGACATCAAGGCCAACAACATCCTCATCGGGCTCGACTTCGAGGCCTACAtcgccgacttcggcctcgccaagctcgtcgacgacggcgacttTGGCCGCTCGTCCAACACCGTCGCCGGATCATATGGCTACATCGCCCCAGGTAAGTTTTTtctttaagataatggaagctttattaaaaCTTATTCAATTACATTAAGATGATACAACCAATTGAGCCCACTCCGCGTAAAATTCACGCAACCAAAAAGGACAAACCACCCATCTTATGCACAAATGTTGAACAGAATCATATAGTTCAGTGGCTTTCAATACTATGTCACAAAAGTTACTTCAATCTTTCACCTTCTGATTAACAAACAATCTGAACTGAAAATGGTTCAATCTTTGATCTTCTGATTAGCAATGTTAACTGAAAATGGCGTCTTAATTAAAGCTTCAGTACATGATCTTTTCATTAGCAatctgaaccaaaaaaaaaaaaatcgtttctTCATCAGAGCTTAAATCTTTCACCTTCTGATTAACAACAATCTGAACTAAAAATGTCTCTTCATTAAAGCTTCAATCTTGGATCATCTGATCAACAATCTgaaccaaaaaagaagaaaaaatcttGATTAAATCTCCAACCTTCGATCTTCTGATGAACATTCTGAAAAACAAATTTCTTGATTCAATTTGATGAACAAAAATGTCTTGGATAATCTCATCAACAATccgaacaaaaaagaaaaacgaatt is part of the Oryza glaberrima chromosome 4, OglaRS2, whole genome shotgun sequence genome and encodes:
- the LOC127769782 gene encoding LRR receptor-like serine/threonine-protein kinase RGI2; this translates as MQLPLPPLLPSPMHFLLLLLLHLLSFSSTAASASSEVAFLTQWLNTTAARPPDWSPSASSPCKWSHVGCDAATGSVTSVTFQSVHLAAPLPPGICAALPSLASLVVSDANLTGGVPDDLHLCRRLAVLDLSGNSLSGPIPASLGNATAMASLALNSNQLSGPIPASLGNLAASLRDLLLFDNRLSGELPASLGELRLLESLRAGGNRDLGGEIPESFSRLSNLVVLGLADTKISGALPASLGRLQSLQTLSIYTTMLSGSIPAELAGCGNLTNVYLYENSLSGPLPPSLGALPRLQKLLLWQNSLTGPIPDTFGNLTSLVSLDLSINAISGAIPASLGRLPALQDLMLSDNNLTGTIPPALANATSLVQLQLDTNAISGLIPPELGRLAALQVVFAWQNQLEGSIPASLAGLANLQALDLSHNHLTGAIPPGIFLLRNLTKLLLLSNDLSGVIPPEIGKAASLVRLRLGGNRLAGTIPAAVAGMRSINFLDLGSNRLAGGVPAELGNCSQLQMLDLSNNTLTGALPESLAGVRGLQEIDVSHNQLTGGVPDAFGRLEALSRLVLSGNSLSGAIPAALGKCRNLELLDLSDNALSGRIPDELCAIDGLDIALNLSRNGLTGPIPARISALSKLSVLDLSYNALDGGLAPLAGLDNLVTLNVSNNNFTGYLPDTKLFRQLSTSCLAGNSGLCTKGGDVCFVSIDASGRPVMSADEEEVQRMHRLKLAIALLVTATVAMVLGMVGILRARGMGIVGGKGGHGGGSSDSESGGDLAWPWQFTPFQKLSFSVEQVVRNLVDANIIGKGCSGVVYRVGLDTGEVIAVKKLWPSTRNGADKDDVAGGGRVRDSFSAEVRTLGCIRHKNIVRFLGCCWNKTTRLLMYDYMANGSLGAVLHERRHGGHGGGGAQLEWDVRYRIVLGAAQGLAYLHHDCVPPIVHRDIKANNILIGLDFEAYIADFGLAKLVDDGDFGRSSNTVAGSYGYIAPEYGYMMKITEKSDVYSYGVVVLEVLTGKQPIDPTIPDGQHVVDWVRRRKGAADVLDPALRGRSDAEVDEMLQVMGVALLCVAPSPDDRPAMKDVAAMLNEIRLDRDDYANVDLLLKSGAAAASPPRAAAAATSTSSSTPPSSSSFSGSSAMIYNSSSKAKSPFD